Proteins encoded together in one Lathyrus oleraceus cultivar Zhongwan6 chromosome 5, CAAS_Psat_ZW6_1.0, whole genome shotgun sequence window:
- the LOC127079345 gene encoding uncharacterized protein LOC127079345: protein MAEKEQEMERVNKELTDLRGNIGQIMNMLQVIHAKMDTQPTIVYEITNLVIIPQPTVTTPTTWPPFGLSHGFVSPSQGQTIQHTVSLTTKVNQVIPTFAPTAMHTRVQSYFDDHQQVYDIPDMSEERDEIHEKLRENVETIEKRLRAMEGDQIFGVATREMCLVFGLVIPAKFKTPNLDQYEEATCPKSHLIVYYRKMAAHVDNDKLMIHYFQDSLKGSYSKWYLTLDQTHIHCFQDLSDALIKQYKYKMYLAPDKRQL, encoded by the coding sequence ATGGCCGAGAAAGAGCAAGAGATGGAAAGAGTCAACAAAGAGCTTACAGATCTACGTGGGAATATAGGTCAAATCATGAATATGTTGCAAGTAATACATGCAAAGATGGATACTCAACCCACAATTGTTTATGAGATCACCAATCTGGTGATTATTCCTCAGCCAACAGTTACCACTCCAACAACTTGGCCTCCCTTTGGTCTTTCTCATGGTTTTGTGTCTCCTTCTCAAGGACAGACCATTCAGCATACAGTTTCACTAACTACTAAAGTTAATCAAGTGATTCCCACTTTTGCACCCACTGCCATGCACACTCGGGTTCAATCGTACTTCGATGATCATCAACAAGTGTATGATATACCTGATATGTCTGAAGAACGTGATGAAATACATGAAAAGCTGAGAGAAAATGTTGAAACTATTGAGAAAAGGCTGAGAGCAATGGAAGGTGATCAGATCTTTGGTGTTGCTACTAGAGAAATGTGCCTTGTATTTGGATTGGTGATCCCCGCAAAATTCAAGACACCCAACCTTGATCAATATGAAGAAGCTACTTGTCCCAAAAGTCATCTCATTGTGTACTATAGAAAGATGGCAGCTCACGTGGACAATGACAAACTCAtgatccactatttccaagacagtttgaaAGGTTCCTATTCCAAATGGTACTTGACCCTTGATCAGACTCACATTCATTGTTTCCAAGATTTGTCTGATGCTTTAAtcaaacaatacaagtacaaGATGTATCTAGCTCCTGATAAAAGGCAATTGTGA